AGGGCTGACAAGATTTGACCCCTTTCACTCAAGCGGCTCAAATGGCTTAACACCTAATAATTGTAATTTACCAGGCTGCAAATTGGGATCTAATAAATTAATTTGCACATAACCCAATTCGCACGCTTTCACAATTAACTCTGAGCGTGTTTTCACATCAAGTTTTATCTTGATATTAGTGATATGCGCCTCAACTGTTCTAGGAGAAATACAAAGCTTTTCAGCAATCTCTAAAAACGTGCAACCTCGTGATAAATAATAAACACATTCATGTTCTCGAAGAGTTAATAACTTTGAACCATCAGATTGAATTTTTAAAGAATTTGATGATTCAGGCAGATATCCTTTTATGATTTTATCAAGGCCAGCGGATGAAGGTAAAACTTGGGCCCATGTTTCTATACCCTCTACTTGCCCATTTTCAGTAATAATAGGCTTGTTACAAATTAAGCTAACAGTAGCGCCTATAGCAGAATGAATAAGTGATAAGAGTAATGTTTCAGAGCGTTGTTCTAGCGTTATGTTATCGTAATGTTTCAATTCTGCAGCATATTCTGCCGCGTCACATTGTAAATCTGAGGCGGTCCGGTCAATCAATTCTTGCGCACTAGAGGAACCAGTATGTTGTGCCGCCAAATCTGTCATAAATTGAAAGCGGCTATTATTGTCTTTAATTAAGTAGATTAATGGTAGAGATTGTGCTTGAGACTGGCTCAAGAGCGCTAATTTCTCCTTTATCCCTGGTAACGGCATCGATGAAACTTCCTTAAATCTGTAATCCACATAAGGGATTATCACGGATTCCAATCTCATTCCTGAGGTGATAGCTTACTGATTTTCGGGTTAAAGTAAATACTCTGGGGAGAGTTTCTAACTGCGCAGCACTCAGCTGCGCAGTTCTTTCTCAAGACGCGACGCTGTTTTCTTGTTATCCTACTCATTTACGACAGAAAGAGGTAAAAGCAAATGCGTAAAGCGGTAGTACTCTTCTCAGGTGGGCTTGATTCCACGACCTGCATGGCAATAGCACGATCACAGGGCTTTGAGCTTTATGCATTAACTTTCCAGTACGGTCAAAAACATTCTGCTGAAGTCAATGCGGCTAAGAGGGCTGTATCCTATTTTGAGGCCAAAGAACATCGAATTATCACCATAGACATTGGTCAATTCGGGCACTCGGCTCTGACTGACCAATCTATAGATGTGCCAGATTATTCAGGGGCAGGCAAAATCCCAGCGACTTATGTGCCAGCACGCAATACTATCTTCCTCTCCTACGCCCTAGCCTATGCGGAAATCATTGGTTCTACCGACATATTCTCAGGAAATTGCTCTACAGACCATGCTGGGTATCCCGATTGCAAACCAGAGTATTTTGCCGCTTATCAAACGATGGCCCGCCTAGCCACTAAAGCCGGCGTTGAAGGTGAATTAGTTACCTTTCATACACCCTTAATGATGTTAACCAAGGCCGATACCATCCGTATTGGATCAGAGCTTGGGGTCGATTACTCCAAAACGGTGACCTGCTACCGAGCTTCCGATGAGGGTGAAGCCTGTGGGCGCTGCGATGCCTGTGTTCTGCGGCGTTGTGGCTTTGAAACAGCCAATATACCTGATTCTACCCGTTATGCTGCGAACTCTACGGTAGTGTAATATGCTTAATATTTCGTTAATATAGTGAGGATAAAATACTCTATATTGTTTGAATTTAGGCAGTGATTATATGAAAAAGCCCTCAAGTAGTGAATCTGAATTTACTGGCTTGGAAATCGAAAATTTCCTAGGTCAATTTCCATTGAAGTTTCTCTTACAATATGGATCCTCTATAGATGCTTTACAAAAACATATTGAAACTGATCTAATCAATAAAATCCCTCAAGATAAGTTAATTCAGTTTAAGCGTGTGTTTTTAACACTAATAGTTCAAGGAAAAGAATCCAAGATCCCATTAAATGAGAACAACATTCACACTATTTTTGACGAGCAACTCCGTGTATTTTTAAAACAAATTATTTCACAGTCTAAAGATTTATTAGATGAGCTTTCCTTAAATAATACACTATTAAGTGACACTCTCGCGATTTCCAACCAGTTAGTACATCCAGTTGAAATACTTCATTCTCTTATCACAGATGATCAATTAACACATGATCAAATGAGATCACTGTGGGAGATCCTACCTGAGACAAAACGAAAGAAATACTTTAAAAATACTAATATTGACGCGGATACAAAAATTGAATTTCAAGATGGAGTTAATTCCTTAGACCTTTATCGTTTAGCCGCAAAAGAAAAAACCAATCATTCTTTTGCCCTCACCTCAGATCAAAACAAACAAATTTTATCCAATTTAACATTAAATCAACTTAATCGTCACAGTCATCTCTCTTATAAACACACAGCCCATACTATTGAAAGCACCCTTTCGACAGGCACCCAATATTTATCCAGTTGGTACGTTTTCTTATCAAATTATCTCACTGTAATCCTCGGACTTTTAACAGCCACCACCATTAAATTATCTCTTGTATTAGCCGCTGGCCTTGCTTTCGCCGGTTCATTATCTCTGGGTCTGACTGTTGCATGGCAGCAAGCGGTAGATAACTACCGTAGAGAAGCAGCTCTGAGAATGAAACATATTGTTAATTGCATCAATATTAATCAATTGAAAAAAGAAAATGATGAGATTACGGCTAGACTAACCGATCAGATTACATTCGAAGAAGTCAATTTTTCTGATAAAACCCTCCAAAAAACAAGTTCTTATCCTGATATTTCACCTAATCCTACTATGTCAGGTTGGGCTTATTTCAAATCTTGGTTTTTTTCACCTCTACGAAGATTATTTCACGCATTAAAACCAAAACATGCCGGCATAAGCCCATTAGCACATGCATTTATCACCGCATTTTTCATTTCGCTCGCCTTGATATCAGGTGCCTTTTTATTCTTCACCTCATTTTATACCCTAGTTACAGTTTGTGCAGCGACAGCTTTTATTAGTATCCTAGCTGGTATCGTTCGATATAAAACTGTGAGTCAAGAAAGGAACATGGAAGCTCTTGTTCATGCCAGTGAAAAAGAACTACAAAAATGTCACAAGATAAATGAATCTCTGAAAAAACAAGAACTGCAACAATCTTTAGAAAATTTACACACACATCAAGTTTCTGGAATAAATTCACAACACCAATCAACAAACGCACTCACTTTAGTACGAGAAAGAGATAGATTACTAAAGCAAGTTTCAGAAATAGAAAGTAAATTGCAGAAAATTGGTGATACTGCAGCTAACGTCCATTCTTACGAGCAAGGACAAAATCAATCTGGCGCTCATCAACATCAACGCGCGCAATCTGCACGTCCAAAGGATCACCCAAACGATACTGCTTCCCTGAGCGTTGGCCAACTAATCTGTGGTGACTAGCATCATAAGTGTAGTAATCGTTTTCAAGCGCAGTGATATGTAGCAATCCTTGAACATACAAATCTTTTAATTCAACAAAAGCACCAAAACTGGTTATATCAACAATAACACCTTCGTAACAATTACCGACTTTCTCAAGTAAATATTGACATTTTAACCAATCAACAACATCGCGAGTGGCTAAATCTGCACTACGTTCTGTTTTTGAACAATGCAATCCAA
The Gammaproteobacteria bacterium DNA segment above includes these coding regions:
- the queC gene encoding 7-cyano-7-deazaguanine synthase QueC, whose translation is MRKAVVLFSGGLDSTTCMAIARSQGFELYALTFQYGQKHSAEVNAAKRAVSYFEAKEHRIITIDIGQFGHSALTDQSIDVPDYSGAGKIPATYVPARNTIFLSYALAYAEIIGSTDIFSGNCSTDHAGYPDCKPEYFAAYQTMARLATKAGVEGELVTFHTPLMMLTKADTIRIGSELGVDYSKTVTCYRASDEGEACGRCDACVLRRCGFETANIPDSTRYAANSTVV
- a CDS encoding LuxR C-terminal-related transcriptional regulator, translating into MPLPGIKEKLALLSQSQAQSLPLIYLIKDNNSRFQFMTDLAAQHTGSSSAQELIDRTASDLQCDAAEYAAELKHYDNITLEQRSETLLLSLIHSAIGATVSLICNKPIITENGQVEGIETWAQVLPSSAGLDKIIKGYLPESSNSLKIQSDGSKLLTLREHECVYYLSRGCTFLEIAEKLCISPRTVEAHITNIKIKLDVKTRSELIVKACELGYVQINLLDPNLQPGKLQLLGVKPFEPLE